The Deinococcus sp. Marseille-Q6407 genome has a window encoding:
- the prfA gene encoding peptide chain release factor 1: MLSPRLAELVSEFGMVERALGDPAVLAEGGGREYARLTRRHRELSPLVTLYREYETLNAEREGSRELLADPGSDAELREMAQAELDRIAARLEALEAELEILLLPTDPNDPRDVVLELRAGAGGAEAGLFAADLLRMYSRYAEAARLKLEVLDAGESDLGGYSKVMAEVTGEYAYRAFKWESGVHRVQRVPATESQGRIHTSTVTVAVLPQVEQSEAQLDLSEVRIDVFRSQGAGGQSVNTTDSAVRATYRAGTPDEIMVVCQDGRSQIKNREKALMVLASRLAERERERQQASEREARSSQIGSGDRSEKVRTYNYPQNRVTDHRLEGDIKNFPLDSVIGGRLEELVGALARSERERQLLEMADASATAAADGSTQRASA; the protein is encoded by the coding sequence ATGCTAAGCCCACGCCTGGCTGAACTGGTCAGCGAATTCGGCATGGTGGAGCGCGCCCTGGGCGACCCGGCCGTGCTGGCGGAGGGCGGCGGCCGCGAATACGCCCGGCTGACCCGCCGGCACCGCGAACTCTCGCCGCTGGTCACCCTCTACCGTGAATATGAAACCTTGAACGCCGAGCGCGAAGGCAGCCGCGAGTTGCTGGCCGACCCGGGCAGCGACGCCGAACTGCGCGAGATGGCGCAGGCCGAGCTGGACCGCATCGCGGCCCGCCTTGAAGCGCTGGAAGCCGAACTGGAAATCCTGCTGCTGCCCACCGATCCCAACGACCCGCGCGACGTGGTGCTGGAACTGCGCGCCGGGGCGGGCGGCGCCGAGGCTGGGCTGTTCGCTGCCGACCTGCTGCGGATGTACTCGCGCTACGCCGAGGCGGCCAGGCTGAAGCTGGAAGTGCTGGACGCCGGCGAAAGCGACCTGGGCGGTTACAGCAAGGTGATGGCCGAGGTGACCGGCGAGTACGCCTACCGCGCCTTCAAATGGGAAAGTGGCGTTCACCGGGTGCAGCGTGTGCCGGCCACCGAGTCGCAGGGCCGCATCCACACCAGCACGGTGACGGTGGCGGTGTTGCCTCAGGTGGAGCAGAGCGAAGCGCAGCTGGACCTCAGCGAAGTCCGGATTGACGTGTTCCGCTCGCAGGGAGCCGGCGGCCAGAGCGTGAACACCACCGACAGCGCGGTGCGGGCCACCTACCGCGCCGGCACCCCCGACGAGATCATGGTGGTATGCCAGGACGGCCGCAGCCAGATCAAGAACCGCGAAAAAGCGCTGATGGTGCTGGCTTCCCGCCTGGCCGAGCGTGAGCGTGAGCGGCAGCAGGCCAGCGAGCGCGAGGCCCGCAGCAGTCAGATCGGCAGCGGGGACCGCAGCGAGAAAGTGCGCACCTACAACTACCCCCAGAACCGGGTGACCGATCACCGGCTGGAGGGAGACATCAAAAACTTCCCGCTGGACAGCGTGATCGGGGGCCGGCTGGAAGAACTGGTGGGCGCCCTGGCCCGCAGCGAGCGGGAGCGGCAGCTGCTGGAAATGGCCGATGCAAGCGCCACAGCCGCAGCAGACGGGAGCACCCAGCGTGCCTCGGCGTGA
- a CDS encoding NUDIX hydrolase → MPRRDLLVAAGILRDRFGRVLLVGNDWQGQGRVRYTLPGGVVEPGETLLEALYREIWEETGLKLTGIQHMVYTVHIEDERRGERAIAVAFEATWEGLLNPSDPDGFITEARFCTPEDAGERLDSPPMREPLLDYLRTGEPGRFYAFKGWDGRGGLRIPALKG, encoded by the coding sequence GTGCCTCGGCGTGACCTGCTGGTGGCCGCCGGTATCCTGCGCGACCGCTTTGGCCGGGTGCTGCTGGTCGGCAACGACTGGCAGGGCCAGGGCCGGGTGCGCTACACCCTGCCCGGCGGCGTGGTGGAACCGGGCGAGACGCTGCTGGAAGCCCTCTACCGCGAAATCTGGGAAGAAACGGGCCTCAAGCTGACCGGCATTCAGCACATGGTGTACACCGTGCACATCGAGGATGAGCGCCGGGGTGAGCGGGCCATCGCAGTGGCGTTCGAGGCCACCTGGGAAGGCCTGCTGAACCCCAGCGACCCGGACGGCTTTATCACCGAAGCCCGTTTCTGCACCCCGGAAGACGCCGGCGAGCGCCTGGATTCACCGCCCATGCGCGAGCCGCTGCTGGACTATCTGCGCACCGGCGAACCGGGCCGCTTCTATGCTTTCAAAGGCTGGGACGGCCGCGGCGGCCTGCGGATTCCGGCGCTTAAAGGCTGA
- a CDS encoding RluA family pseudouridine synthase, giving the protein MNEPPTQQYAASPGRLDAVAAELTGQSRSQLTGWIAAGRVLVDGRPVTKASFKLRGGEALSVSPPPPADLSVAPEDIPLEILFEDEHLIAVNKPPGMVTHPAPGVTSGTLVNALLGRMKLPEQQDFDSPAGYRPGIVHRLDKDTSGVIVVAKTVQAHAALAASFKARETRKIYLAIAAGEWKAEGPVNVDAPVGRHPVQRQKMTVGGAHPREAQTRFVPLSRHPDGHGRTLTLVRCEPRTGRTHQIRVHLAHLGSPIVGDAVYGRASETIPRQALHAWQLTVPHPVTREPLQLVAPPPDDLLEAWVALGGTLPAELR; this is encoded by the coding sequence GTGAATGAACCCCCCACCCAGCAATACGCGGCCTCTCCCGGCCGGCTGGACGCTGTCGCCGCCGAACTGACCGGCCAGAGCCGCTCGCAGCTGACCGGCTGGATTGCGGCGGGCCGGGTGCTGGTGGACGGCCGCCCGGTCACCAAGGCCAGTTTCAAGCTGCGCGGCGGTGAGGCGCTGAGCGTGTCTCCCCCGCCGCCGGCCGACCTGAGCGTGGCACCGGAAGATATTCCGCTGGAGATTCTGTTCGAGGACGAGCACCTGATTGCCGTCAACAAGCCGCCGGGGATGGTCACCCACCCGGCGCCGGGCGTGACCAGCGGCACCCTGGTCAACGCGCTGCTGGGCCGAATGAAGCTGCCGGAGCAGCAAGACTTTGACAGTCCCGCCGGCTACCGCCCCGGCATTGTCCACCGGCTGGACAAGGACACCAGCGGGGTGATCGTGGTCGCCAAGACAGTGCAGGCCCACGCCGCGCTGGCCGCCAGTTTCAAGGCGCGGGAAACCCGCAAAATCTATCTGGCGATTGCAGCCGGCGAGTGGAAAGCGGAAGGGCCGGTGAATGTGGACGCGCCGGTGGGCCGCCACCCAGTGCAGCGCCAGAAGATGACGGTGGGCGGCGCTCACCCGCGTGAGGCGCAGACCCGCTTTGTCCCGCTGAGCCGGCATCCGGACGGGCACGGGCGCACGCTGACGCTGGTCCGCTGTGAGCCGCGCACCGGCCGCACCCACCAGATCCGGGTGCATCTGGCGCACCTGGGCAGTCCCATCGTGGGCGACGCAGTCTACGGGCGGGCCAGCGAAACTATACCGCGTCAGGCCCTGCACGCCTGGCAGCTGACGGTGCCGCACCCGGTAACCAGAGAGCCGCTGCAGCTGGTGGCCCCCCCGCCCGACGACCTGCTGGAAGCCTGGGTGGCCCTGGGCGGCACGCTGCCGGCCGAACTGCGGTAG
- a CDS encoding DUF99 family protein: MRLHHAIGFDDAPFARERRGNVAVFGAVYTGPVLHGVVSGQVRRDGANSTRELARLVQGYGGDHLGLILLQGIALAGFNVVDIHTLHAQTGLPVLVVARRQPDLARIRRALLEQVLGGQRKWRLVQQAGEMEPCGEVWVQRAGLSLAEARAALAALTVTGHVPEPLRAAHLIAGGTALGRSSRQRV; this comes from the coding sequence ATGCGTTTGCACCACGCCATCGGCTTTGATGACGCGCCGTTTGCCCGCGAGCGGCGCGGCAACGTGGCGGTGTTCGGAGCCGTGTACACCGGCCCTGTTCTGCACGGTGTGGTCAGCGGGCAGGTGCGGCGCGACGGCGCCAACAGTACCCGCGAGCTGGCCCGGCTGGTGCAGGGCTACGGCGGCGACCACCTGGGCCTGATTCTGCTGCAGGGCATCGCACTGGCCGGGTTCAATGTGGTGGATATTCACACGTTGCATGCCCAGACTGGCCTGCCGGTGCTGGTGGTGGCCCGCCGGCAGCCTGACCTGGCCCGCATTCGCCGCGCCCTGCTTGAGCAGGTGCTGGGCGGCCAGCGCAAGTGGCGGCTGGTCCAGCAAGCCGGCGAGATGGAGCCCTGCGGCGAGGTCTGGGTGCAGCGGGCTGGCCTGAGCCTGGCCGAGGCCAGGGCAGCGCTGGCGGCGCTTACCGTCACCGGCCACGTCCCGGAGCCGCTGCGGGCCGCCCATCTGATTGCGGGCGGCACAGCGCTGGGCCGCAGCAGTCGGCAGCGGGTCTAA
- a CDS encoding DUF4142 domain-containing protein, with the protein MSRSFALLIAVPALLMSCAPATQISAQPQPTPAQACGLQAASIEVNPAVNQTDRCFAQQAAMSDMFEIQSSKLALQRSTNADVKAFADQIIKDHTDASNKLKDRAGKLNIALPTTLDAAKLADLQALQVKQGAAFDRVYVAAQINAHNDAIELFKGYLGQTGTNGTLRTHADETLPYLTHHLEMARGLSAKVQ; encoded by the coding sequence ATGTCCCGTTCTTTTGCTCTGCTGATAGCTGTACCTGCCCTGCTGATGTCCTGTGCTCCGGCTACTCAGATTTCTGCTCAGCCACAGCCCACGCCGGCTCAGGCCTGTGGCCTGCAGGCCGCTTCGATTGAAGTGAACCCGGCTGTCAACCAGACGGACCGCTGTTTCGCACAGCAGGCCGCCATGAGCGACATGTTTGAAATCCAGTCCTCCAAGCTGGCCCTGCAGCGCAGCACCAACGCTGATGTCAAGGCGTTTGCCGACCAGATCATCAAGGATCACACTGATGCCAGCAACAAGCTCAAAGACCGCGCTGGCAAGCTGAACATTGCTCTGCCTACCACCCTGGACGCCGCCAAGCTGGCCGACCTGCAAGCGCTACAGGTCAAGCAGGGCGCTGCGTTCGACCGAGTGTATGTCGCCGCGCAGATCAATGCTCACAACGATGCCATTGAGCTGTTCAAGGGCTACTTGGGACAGACTGGCACCAACGGCACCCTGCGCACCCACGCCGACGAAACCCTGCCTTACCTGACTCACCACCTGGAAATGGCCCGCGGCCTGAGCGCCAAGGTTCAGTAA
- the infC gene encoding translation initiation factor IF-3, giving the protein MIAIAKDHKVNEQIRVRQIRLIGANGEQVGIIDTRDALRMAREKNLDLVMVSPQAVPPVCKLLDYGRFRYEQQQNEKENRKRARSQEVKSIKYRVKIDGNDFNTKTNHVRRFLEAGHKVKVTIMFRGRERTHPELGERILVRVAEVLEDVGTPESKPSMMGMDMNMVMAPKPGAVKKNAKIEDIEAQNDAEDAAAAAAEASEPQAPGRTRFRR; this is encoded by the coding sequence GTGATAGCTATAGCGAAAGATCATAAGGTCAACGAGCAGATCAGGGTCCGTCAGATTCGCCTGATCGGGGCGAACGGAGAACAGGTCGGAATCATCGACACCAGGGACGCCCTGCGTATGGCGCGTGAAAAGAACCTGGACCTGGTGATGGTCAGCCCTCAGGCTGTGCCGCCGGTCTGCAAACTGCTTGATTATGGCCGCTTCCGCTACGAACAGCAGCAGAACGAGAAGGAAAACCGCAAGCGGGCCCGCTCTCAGGAAGTCAAGTCGATCAAGTACCGCGTCAAGATTGACGGCAACGACTTCAACACCAAGACCAACCACGTGCGCCGCTTCCTGGAAGCCGGGCACAAGGTCAAGGTGACCATCATGTTCCGTGGCCGTGAGCGTACCCACCCCGAGCTAGGCGAGCGCATTCTGGTGCGGGTGGCCGAGGTGCTGGAAGACGTGGGCACCCCCGAGAGCAAGCCCAGCATGATGGGTATGGACATGAACATGGTCATGGCCCCCAAGCCCGGCGCTGTCAAGAAAAATGCCAAGATTGAGGATATCGAGGCACAGAACGACGCCGAGGACGCTGCTGCTGCGGCCGCTGAAGCCAGTGAGCCCCAGGCCCCAGGGCGCACCCGCTTCCGACGCTGA
- a CDS encoding YbaB/EbfC family nucleoid-associated protein, translated as MDMKRLMKQMQQAQSAANRIQEDLAAKTVEGTASGLVSVTMNGHGKVQSLKIKPEAVDGDDVEALEDLILAAIQDAAGQVDELQQDATRGLQIPGF; from the coding sequence ATGGACATGAAACGCCTGATGAAGCAGATGCAGCAAGCCCAGAGTGCGGCCAACCGAATCCAGGAAGACCTGGCGGCCAAGACGGTGGAAGGCACTGCCAGCGGCCTGGTCAGCGTGACCATGAACGGTCACGGCAAGGTGCAGAGCCTCAAGATCAAGCCCGAAGCGGTGGACGGCGACGACGTGGAAGCGCTGGAAGACCTGATTCTGGCGGCCATTCAGGACGCTGCCGGTCAGGTGGATGAACTGCAGCAGGACGCCACCCGTGGCCTGCAGATTCCCGGCTTCTGA
- the recR gene encoding recombination mediator RecR: MKYPPSLVALIRELSRLPGIGPKSAQRLAFHLFEQPREDIERLSQALLAAKSDLHTCPVCFNITDAELCDVCNDPSRDQDLICVVEEPGDVIALERSGEYQGLYHVLHGVLSPMNGVGPEQLHIRELLPRARSGMEVILATGTTVEGDATALYLQRLLEPLGAEVSRIAYGLQVGAALEYADEVTLGRALLGRQKIGG; this comes from the coding sequence GTGAAATATCCTCCCAGTCTGGTCGCCCTGATCCGTGAACTGTCGCGCCTGCCCGGCATCGGGCCCAAGAGCGCTCAGCGGCTGGCCTTTCATCTTTTCGAGCAGCCCCGCGAGGACATTGAGCGGCTTTCGCAGGCACTGCTGGCCGCCAAGTCCGACCTGCACACCTGCCCGGTGTGTTTTAACATCACCGACGCCGAGCTATGCGATGTATGCAACGATCCCAGCCGTGATCAGGACCTGATCTGTGTGGTGGAAGAGCCCGGCGACGTGATCGCCCTGGAACGCAGCGGCGAGTACCAGGGGCTGTATCACGTGCTGCACGGGGTGCTGAGCCCCATGAACGGTGTAGGCCCCGAACAGCTGCACATCCGCGAGCTGCTGCCACGGGCCCGCAGCGGCATGGAAGTGATTCTGGCGACCGGCACCACTGTGGAAGGCGACGCCACCGCCCTGTACCTCCAGCGCCTGCTGGAACCGCTGGGCGCCGAGGTGAGCCGGATCGCCTACGGCCTGCAGGTCGGCGCGGCCCTGGAATACGCCGATGAAGTGACCCTGGGCCGCGCCCTGCTGGGCCGGCAGAAGATCGGGGGCTGA
- a CDS encoding ATP-binding protein produces MTDAASSPPASSPPASSPSPLGAVPPQGPDCIHLAASVLPGELARYAVGLANARGGTILVGAEDSGEGVQDLHPLMLTHAIFELSGGRLSVNVQSHRQPGGREVLSVFVPRAPYVLSDPEGAVVAWDGQHLVPVSQTEAEPAADVDYTASVPPDASLADLDPAEVGRLRLFAGRSGGQRSAPIAGLPDIDFLRELGLLVPSGGALRPNLAAILLAGTPAAIRAHVPQAEVCFYHHQTLDVEFHFREDLLRPIPATLGRLAELIQARNRFTPVQVGLFRIEVWEQDEAVYREALLNALTHRDYQSRDAVHVHLYPNRLDILNPGGLPGGITPGNILRHQPKRRNPLLADVLARLGLIEQAGVGVDKMFGLMLRHGKEPPEFTTYPDAVELSLHSMGFDAEFVRFVARKQEELQTLSLDMLIVLSVLAREGEATRAALARALQLAEDRTPRLLRQMEDTRLIERAGVGRGIAYLLGPEAREALQQASLRQAGSTPDSAVPAPTPSQTPAARAPVPTAPLLRPAPPAPNLPAPNLWAGGWGKAIPAAALQRQGQEQRQEQSQPAQAVAPAKTPAGEPEPTPMPPAQAAVPSALTAAPLEHPHGPSRAEIRAIALALARERGRVCNADLRQACGLTSAQAWRVLRGLTDSGHLERTGQGRRAAYQLPGGGS; encoded by the coding sequence GTGACGGACGCCGCTTCTTCCCCCCCTGCTTCTTCTCCGCCTGCCTCATCTCCTTCGCCGCTGGGCGCCGTGCCCCCGCAGGGGCCCGACTGCATTCACCTGGCCGCCTCGGTGCTGCCCGGTGAATTGGCACGCTACGCCGTAGGGCTGGCAAACGCGCGGGGCGGCACCATTCTGGTGGGCGCGGAAGACAGCGGCGAGGGCGTGCAGGACCTGCACCCGCTGATGCTGACCCACGCCATTTTCGAGCTGTCGGGCGGGCGGCTGAGCGTGAACGTGCAGAGCCATCGCCAGCCGGGCGGCCGCGAGGTACTCTCCGTCTTCGTGCCGCGCGCGCCCTATGTGCTGTCGGACCCGGAGGGCGCGGTGGTGGCCTGGGACGGCCAGCATCTGGTGCCGGTCTCGCAGACCGAGGCCGAGCCGGCAGCCGACGTAGACTACACCGCCAGCGTGCCCCCCGACGCCTCGCTGGCCGACCTGGACCCGGCCGAGGTGGGCCGGCTACGCCTGTTCGCTGGGCGCAGCGGGGGCCAGCGCTCGGCGCCCATTGCAGGCCTGCCAGACATCGATTTTCTGCGTGAGCTGGGACTGCTGGTGCCCAGTGGCGGCGCGCTGCGGCCCAACCTGGCCGCCATCCTGCTGGCCGGCACCCCCGCCGCCATCCGGGCGCACGTGCCGCAGGCGGAGGTCTGCTTTTATCACCACCAGACGCTGGACGTGGAATTCCACTTCCGCGAGGACCTGCTGCGGCCCATTCCCGCCACACTGGGCCGGCTGGCCGAGCTGATTCAGGCCCGCAACCGCTTCACACCGGTGCAGGTAGGCCTGTTCCGGATCGAGGTCTGGGAACAGGACGAAGCCGTGTACCGCGAGGCGCTGCTCAACGCACTGACCCACCGCGATTACCAGTCACGTGACGCGGTGCATGTGCACCTGTACCCCAACCGGCTGGATATTCTCAACCCCGGCGGGCTGCCGGGCGGCATCACTCCCGGCAACATCCTGCGGCACCAGCCCAAACGGCGCAACCCGCTGCTGGCCGATGTGCTGGCCCGGCTGGGCCTGATCGAGCAGGCCGGGGTGGGCGTGGACAAGATGTTCGGGCTGATGCTGCGCCATGGCAAGGAACCGCCCGAGTTCACCACCTACCCCGACGCCGTGGAACTGAGCCTGCACTCGATGGGTTTCGACGCCGAGTTCGTGCGCTTCGTGGCCCGCAAGCAAGAAGAACTGCAGACACTCTCGCTGGACATGCTGATCGTGCTGAGCGTGCTGGCCCGCGAGGGCGAGGCCACCCGCGCTGCGCTGGCCCGCGCCCTGCAACTGGCCGAGGACCGCACGCCCCGGCTGCTGCGCCAGATGGAAGACACCCGGCTGATCGAGCGGGCCGGCGTGGGCCGGGGCATCGCCTACCTGCTGGGCCCTGAAGCCCGCGAGGCGCTGCAACAGGCCAGCCTGCGGCAAGCTGGCTCTACTCCGGACAGCGCAGTTCCGGCTCCCACGCCCAGCCAGACCCCGGCCGCCCGGGCACCTGTACCCACAGCACCCCTGCTGCGCCCGGCCCCGCCCGCGCCCAACCTACCTGCCCCCAACTTGTGGGCCGGCGGCTGGGGCAAGGCCATTCCAGCCGCCGCACTGCAACGCCAGGGACAGGAGCAAAGGCAGGAACAGAGCCAGCCTGCACAAGCAGTGGCTCCCGCCAAAACACCAGCGGGAGAACCGGAGCCTACGCCCATGCCTCCAGCTCAGGCGGCCGTCCCGTCTGCCCTGACGGCAGCGCCTCTGGAGCACCCCCACGGCCCCAGCCGCGCCGAAATCCGGGCCATTGCGCTGGCGCTGGCCCGCGAGCGCGGCCGCGTCTGCAACGCCGACCTGCGCCAGGCCTGCGGCCTGACCAGCGCCCAGGCCTGGCGGGTGCTGCGCGGCCTGACCGATAGCGGGCACCTGGAACGCACCGGCCAGGGCCGCCGCGCCGCCTACCAGCTGCCGGGCGGCGGCAGCTAA
- the hpt gene encoding hypoxanthine phosphoribosyltransferase, translating to MSHQPGQGPVQISAEEIQARIQELARKIEADHAGRVPHLICVLNGAFPFFADLVRAIQMPVTVDFLQASSYGNAQQSTGEVKLVKDLQFPIKDRDVIVVEDIVDTGLTLKYLMGYLEGRHPTSLKIASLLSKPSRRKAEITIDYLGFTIPNAYVYGFGLDRAQLDRNLPFVTSEEPSGDSED from the coding sequence ATGAGTCATCAGCCGGGGCAAGGTCCCGTTCAAATCTCCGCCGAGGAAATTCAGGCCCGCATTCAGGAACTGGCCCGCAAGATCGAAGCCGATCACGCGGGCCGCGTTCCCCACTTGATCTGCGTGCTCAACGGCGCGTTTCCCTTCTTCGCCGACCTGGTGCGCGCCATTCAGATGCCGGTCACGGTGGATTTCCTGCAGGCCAGCTCGTACGGCAACGCCCAGCAGTCCACCGGCGAGGTCAAGCTGGTCAAGGACCTGCAGTTTCCGATCAAGGACCGCGACGTGATTGTGGTGGAAGACATCGTGGACACCGGGCTGACCCTCAAGTACCTGATGGGGTACCTCGAAGGCCGGCACCCCACCTCGCTGAAGATCGCCTCGCTGCTGTCCAAGCCCTCGCGCCGCAAAGCCGAAATCACCATCGACTATCTGGGCTTTACCATTCCCAACGCCTACGTGTACGGCTTCGGGCTGGACCGCGCGCAGCTGGACCGCAACCTGCCCTTCGTGACCTCCGAAGAGCCCAGCGGCGACTCGGAAGACTGA
- a CDS encoding histidine phosphatase family protein, with protein MAKPGRPRRAPFGFQLPDGAGSAEFWVVRHGESSWNASGRYQGQTDVPLSSLGELQVQALAQRLSDQEFAAVYSSDLARARLTAEGVAEQLAGKPPVQLEPGLREIQVGRLAGLTSAEITSQFPEYLEELQRDPWAACRPGGESMRDLFVRSRETFAELRERHTGQRVLVVTHGGLVRVAVGLALGEEAGRQVWSRLSVGNASITRVILGEHSGTLLGFNDDAHLEHPLDTRDGSGPAGLIT; from the coding sequence TTGGCTAAGCCGGGCCGGCCACGCCGCGCGCCGTTCGGCTTCCAGCTGCCCGACGGCGCCGGGTCTGCCGAGTTCTGGGTGGTGCGGCACGGTGAAAGCAGCTGGAACGCTTCGGGCCGCTACCAGGGCCAGACCGACGTGCCGCTCAGCTCACTGGGCGAGCTGCAGGTGCAGGCCCTGGCCCAGCGCCTCAGCGATCAGGAGTTCGCGGCAGTGTATTCCAGCGACCTGGCCCGGGCTCGCCTCACCGCTGAGGGAGTCGCGGAGCAGCTGGCTGGAAAGCCGCCGGTGCAGTTGGAACCCGGCCTGCGCGAAATCCAGGTGGGCAGACTGGCTGGCCTGACCTCGGCGGAGATCACCAGCCAGTTTCCCGAGTACCTGGAAGAATTGCAGCGCGACCCCTGGGCCGCCTGCCGCCCTGGCGGCGAGAGCATGCGCGACCTGTTCGTGCGCAGCCGTGAGACCTTCGCTGAACTGCGGGAACGCCACACCGGGCAGCGCGTTCTGGTGGTGACCCACGGCGGTCTGGTGCGGGTGGCGGTGGGACTGGCCCTGGGCGAGGAGGCTGGCCGTCAGGTCTGGTCCCGGCTCTCGGTGGGCAACGCCTCGATCACCCGGGTGATCCTGGGCGAACACAGCGGCACCCTGCTGGGCTTTAACGACGACGCCCATCTGGAACACCCGCTGGACACCCGCGACGGCAGCGGCCCGGCCGGGCTGATCACCTGA
- the purM gene encoding phosphoribosylformylglycinamidine cyclo-ligase translates to MDARKEQSSAYARAGVDIDAGHRAVELMKDAVARTHTPAVLGGIGGFGGLFSLRGLKDMEDPVLVASTDGVGTKTKVAVRTGRFGGLGQDIVNHCVNDILVQGARPLVFLDYVAMGKLSPERVAEVVTGAATACEALGVALLGGETAEMPGVYVEGELDIVGTIVGAVDRPRLIDGRRIEPGDSVIALPSAGLHTNGYSLARMALDDLDWSEARADLGGQTLNDLLTVPHRAYLGAFDVLQAAGVDIRGMGHITGGGLVDNPPRVFPEGTGMQVDLGSWTVPPVFELIVQRAGVERQEAFRALNMGVGFLFIVPAAQQEQALSALRGAGEQPWALGRMVEGQGVTLG, encoded by the coding sequence ATGGACGCCAGAAAAGAGCAATCCAGCGCTTATGCCCGTGCCGGTGTGGATATTGATGCCGGCCACCGCGCTGTAGAACTGATGAAGGACGCGGTGGCCCGCACCCACACGCCCGCCGTGCTGGGCGGAATCGGCGGTTTCGGGGGCCTGTTCAGCCTGCGTGGGCTGAAAGACATGGAGGACCCGGTGCTGGTGGCCTCGACCGACGGCGTGGGCACCAAGACCAAGGTGGCGGTGCGCACCGGGCGCTTCGGCGGGCTGGGGCAGGACATCGTCAACCATTGCGTGAACGACATTCTGGTGCAGGGCGCCCGGCCGCTGGTGTTTCTGGATTATGTGGCGATGGGCAAACTTTCTCCCGAGCGGGTGGCCGAGGTCGTGACCGGCGCGGCAACCGCCTGCGAGGCGCTGGGCGTGGCCCTGCTGGGCGGCGAAACGGCCGAGATGCCCGGCGTGTACGTGGAAGGCGAACTGGATATCGTGGGCACCATCGTGGGCGCGGTGGACCGGCCCCGCCTGATTGACGGTCGGCGCATCGAACCCGGTGACAGCGTGATTGCCCTGCCTAGCGCCGGGCTGCACACCAACGGTTACTCGCTGGCCCGCATGGCACTGGACGACCTCGACTGGTCCGAGGCCCGCGCCGACCTGGGCGGGCAGACCCTGAACGACCTGCTCACCGTGCCGCACCGGGCCTATCTGGGCGCGTTCGATGTGCTGCAGGCGGCCGGCGTGGACATTCGCGGCATGGGCCACATCACCGGCGGCGGCCTGGTGGACAACCCACCCCGGGTGTTCCCAGAGGGCACCGGCATGCAGGTGGACCTGGGCAGCTGGACGGTGCCGCCGGTCTTTGAGCTGATCGTGCAGCGGGCCGGGGTGGAGCGGCAGGAGGCTTTCCGGGCGCTCAATATGGGCGTGGGCTTTCTGTTTATCGTGCCGGCGGCGCAGCAGGAACAGGCCCTCTCGGCGCTGCGCGGCGCCGGCGAGCAGCCCTGGGCGCTGGGCCGGATGGTGGAAGGGCAGGGCGTGACCCTTGGCTAA